CTTGAACTCCACTTTGTGTGGTCTTATGCATTAAGCTATGGTCTGTTGAGCTTCACTTTACTCAATCTTGAACTGCTTGTACTCCTTGCAGTTACTGCACCAGTCCTTAGGCATTAGTTGCCTCTCCTCCAGGGAATTGCATTACTTGGTTATTAAGAGTCTTGGAACAGTTTCTTTTGCCTTTGTCTCATGCATAGTGCATTTTGTAGGAACAATATTTGAAAGCATGTGATACATCAATACTAGTGACATCCTAGCCTTTACCAATGATATGTTCCTTAATTATGAAACTCAACTCTAGGTTGAGAAGGTTTCACATAATGATTGAACAGATATCTGTGGTAACTTATCTGGTCTATATCAAGTCTCCCACTAACTATATCATTCTACTATTCTAGGTTGATGCAATTGGAGAAAACCTAGAAAGCAACAAATTTTGCATTCCTTAGAAGGCAGCCAAAAGTGCAGGCCGTgatcatttttattatttcattaatGCATGTTATTAGTTAGCTCTCCACTAATTTACCTTTgtgtttcttttatattattttcttgTAATATGCAAATATACACACAAAATTTTTTGGGTGACATCAAGTGCACATGGTCACCTATTTATTCAGAGTGTTATGCTATTTCTTTGACAACATTAACCATTTATTGATCTATCTTGTGTTGCAGAGACTACATGCATATTGTTCTTGTACACTATCTTGAAGTCAAGGTTATAGCTCAGTTCCCTCTCCTTCAGTTATCGCATGTGATCATGTTCAGTTTCAATATCCTATAACAAGTTGTCTTTTACATTTATCTTCTTTGACAGCCTTTGGAAACTAATTTGAGTTCCATTTTCTTGTTCTTAGAGTGTGTTTGTTTCCTAATAACGGAGCACGAACTTGACGTCAGTTCGAAATGGGCACTTCTTACTGTTTGTTTCCCTGTAACTTAGCCCAAACCTGGAACTCAAGTTCCCAGTTCACCCAAAAAGGCCAAACTTGATTCGGAGGAATGGGAGCTCCTAGTCAAGTTCTGAGTGAATAAGCATTCATTTAAGCTACTATAATGCTGTCTCACTCACCCACTTTTGATAAACAAACCATTTAAGCAACATCTGACTGATAATTACTAGTAATAATTTAACGATAATTTCAGTGTTTAGAAGTTGCACTTGCACTTACTTCCCACAAAACAAACAGCAGAAAATACATTAGATGTCTCTGGATTCTTGATGCCAACGTCTTCCTTTTTAACATCTGAAGGGGAGAAAAAAAGATTGAACTCTCAATCTTGATGGCTTTTGTAATCAAGTAGTTATCATAGCACATTGCTTGGCTTTCAGCACAGATAAATTCTGAAATCTATTAGGATTTGTAGCAGGTTGAATGTCAATGGAACCATGAAAAGCTATTATAAAACTTCACAACACCATCCAATTTTGTATAAAGCATTGGTTATTTATATTTGTTAACTTTCATTTGAAATGAAAGCTATTTCCAACCTAAAGTTGGATATGTTTTAAATGTTAGTGCCTGTATTGGCATGGTGATTATTGGTTTATCAGGAACCATCCTGCTATCTTTCTCTTTGTTTCTTTGTGATAAGGACTAGCGTTGATTCATTTACAGATCATGCTATAATGCAGAATTTTGCTCCAcagggtaacaaaccaagtttcGGTCGTACTAGAGATGTCCAAGAAACTGCTCAAGTTGTCAATATGGATAGTCCTGTCTGTTCTAATTCTTTCACAAATCACAGCCAGCTGCCTTCACAAACTACGGATGCTGAAAGCCCAAATAGTGCACACACTTCAGAATATGAAGATGCGGAATCTGGTATGACTGATTCCATCTTGAATCTGTCGCGCATCATCTTACATTGTATACTGCTTCACTGATTCGTATTTCAATCATGCATCCTTTCTTTCAGTGTATCTAAAGCGAAATTCGATGCAGCAGATAACTATCAAGCAAGTTCCAGATACAACTCTTTCCTTGAGATGCAGCAGTATGGGGATGGACCTGTGATGGATGTACGTCTGCGGAACCCCCATTTTCCAATTGCTTCCATCAATAACCAATGTGAGAATGACAGTAATCATTGCTTCTGTTCATTTTGAGACTTAAACTATAGTTGGCAAACCAACTGAATGTTTtggtttgggatttttttttctttcaggtGATATTCAGGGAACACAGGCTGCGGAACCTAAATCAGATTTTAATTCAGTTGCTCAAGAGGATTTCATGAGAGTTTTTGATGGAACAGGCCTTGGATTAACTTTTAGTGGGCCCAGAACCCAGTATGATCTGACATCATGGGATGAAGTCCTGGAACATTGTACAACAGGGTTCCAAACCCCACCTTTCCACCCAGGACAGGCTGCGGCAGTGGAGGATAATCCTAGACTTGAGACTTCAACCGGGGAACTATATACAGATGAACTTGGGGTTAAGCAAGTGGATGTTACCACTACTCTAGACAAATCATTGTGGCAGGTACTTGGTTATCTCCATCTGATAAGGTCAAATTTCCAGTTTGCTATAATCTGGCTTAAGAATGAATGAGGATGTCAATATGAATTGGTAGAGGTCTACAAGCCACCGCAGAACTTTAAAAATTAACTAATAGGAATTGTTTGGCTTAATGTATGAAAAGACAGAAATGGAATCTGTCGTGAAAATTGTACTCAGTGATGCACCCTCATCAGGCTAGCATCTAATAACGATTCATATGGCTTTCTAGCCATCATTAGTTAGTGTTAAGTTGATGGATTTATTCTGTGGACATTCTGATGGAATTTCATTATGTGTACTCATCTTTTAAGTTGCATTGGTGAGAAGGTATCTAGTGCAATTTGTTCGCAAAATTATAATGCCACTCCATGCCTCATAGCTTTTGACTACTTTGTTAGCTGACATTGGTGGCTGGCCTACTTCTAGTGTCGCTAATTGACCCGTCTATATGGCGACTTGAATGAGATACTGACTGAATCAATCCTTAGTTCTATGCTGTTTAGGTCATTATTCCCAGGTTTGGCATGGTTATCATTCTGTATGTTGGAACCTGTAGTAGTCAGACCACATTTGCAACAATTGATTGGGTTGACTGCATAACCATGTTTCTTCTCTGGTGATGTGTCACTTTCTGTTAGTACAGTATTAGCACACCTCTGGATCTATAGAATTACCTTTATGTCATCTGTTCTTTGGTTGCTTGCGCTACCTCttatttcttttgttttctcATTTATGCATCATCTCATCTCATCTTCTGGACTTGAGCATATCCCCCTTGATTCCATTCATTACATAATATTATGATTGCTTCTTTGTTTCCCCAAGAACACCCCAGAATAGGTTAATAAGTGTAAATCCAGGTTTTGGTGCGAGGCATTGTGTCCCATGTTAAATTTGGGCTACAATGCCAACTTTGCACCCCGACTGTTCCTCAACAGTGGTTTACAGCTATTTGCCTTTTTCTTGTGGAGATCTCTTGGGTTTGAGGATTGAGGATTGATGTTAAAGAAGGTTTATGGGGGCCTATTATTTTGCATGTACTTAACTGAACATTCTCAATGCACTGTATGATTTGTGGCCTCATGGAATGGTCATTATTGCTCGGCAATAATCTTTGTGCGAGTTTTAAGCAATTAGGAGTGTAGGCAACGGCTGTGAGCTTAACAGTTATCTGATATGCAAAAATATTTTCGGTTGCAGCTTACCACTGCTGACATTGGTTTACTTGGTACATCAATGCTGTTCTGGAAAATGGCATGTCTATAGAGGAAAATGTCAATGCCCCATTCCTTATAAAACAGGCATCCTTAGATTTCTCTAATATGGAAAGGGAAGGCCTAAAGAAATATGACAGTTTTTCAAGATGGGTGAGCAAAGAACTTGGAGAGGTGGATGACTCACATCCAATATCCAATTCTGGGGTTTACTGGGACACTGTTCAAAGTGAAAGTGTTATTGAAGATTCTGGCATGTCTAATCATGCGCGCTTAGATGCGTATATAATGAGCCCCTCACTTTCCCAAGACCAGCTTTTCAGTATAATTGATTTCACTCCTAATTGGGCATACACTGGCATGGAGACTAAGGTAtgtctttttcaaatttttatttacttAATTTCTTCCTGATTGATCTAATAGATTGTGAAATTTTAAATGATCCTCTGCAGAATATGGATGTTGTGAAAGTAAAATAGCATTGACATAGTTATAGACTTGTAGTTACATTCTTCTAATTATTTTGTCCTGTAAATTTGGCAGATTTTAATTACTGGAACATTCTTGAAGAATAAAGAAGATGTGGAAAAATGTCAATGGTCATGCATGTTTGGGGAAATTGAAGTTCCAGCTGAGCTTTTAGCAGATGGAACTCTTCGTTGCCATGCTCCATTACACAAATCTGGAAGGGTTCCTTTTTACATCACCTGCTCCAATAGGTTGGCTTGTAGTGAAGTGCGGGAATTTGAATTCCGGGTTGATGATGCTCAAGATATGGAGACTTTGGATTCTCATGGTTACGATACAAATGAAATGCATCTTCATGTACGTCTGGAAAAGCTACTTAATTTGGGACCAGTTGATCAACAAAAAGTGGTAGCTAATAGTGTCAAGGAGCATCTTCATTTAAGCAATAAAATTAGTTCGCTGATGATGGAATTCGACGATGAGTGGTCCAATCTGCTTAAGCTAACTCACGAGGAAGGGTTTTCTCCTGACAATGCTAAGGACCAGTTGCTTGAAAAATTAATGAAAGAGAAACTGCATTCCTGGCTTCTTCACAAAGTAGCTGAAGATGGTAAAGGCCCCAATGTCTTAGATAATGAAGGACAGGGTGTGCTTCATTTAGCAGCTGCTCTTGGTTATGATTGGGCTATAAAACCAACAATTACTTCAGGTGTAAATATTAACTTCAGAGATGTTCATGGATGGACTGCCCTTCACTgggcagcatattgtggcaggtAACCCTTGAAATGTCATTGTTCATTGTTACTTTTTCTGTATGGTCTGTATAGATATTTAATACtgtttgatcttcttttattatcAGAGAGCGCACAGTTGTTGCCCTAATTGCCCTGGGTGCAGCTCCTGGAGTTTTAACAGATCCTACTCCTGAGTTCCCAACTGGAAGAACACCTGCAGATCTAGCGTCTGCAAATGGGCATAAGGGGATTGCTGGCTTCCTGGCAGAGTCTTCTTTGACTAACCATCTTTCAACTCTCACTTTAAAGGAGTCAGAAGGCAGTGATATAGCAGAACTATCTGGTAttacagatgttgaagatgtTGTAGAAAAGAGTGCCATTAAGGTTGCTGATGGGGACTTGCAGGCTGGACTTTCACTGAAGGACTCATTGACTGCTGTCCGCAATGCTTCTCTAGCTGCAGCTCGAATCTATCAAGTTTTTAGAGTCCATTCATTCCACAGAAAAAAGCTTATTGAGTATGGAGATGACAAATGTGGAACATCAGATGAGCGTGCTCTTTCACTCATATATCTCAAGACGGCCAAGCCAGGACAACATGATATGCCCCAGCACGCTGCTGCAATTCGTATACAAAACAAGTTTAGAGGGTGGAAAGGAAGAAAGGAGTTTTTGATTATTCGGCAGCGTATTGTTAAGATCCAGGTGTGTTGTCATGGAACCACCTACTCAGTTTGCTTATAAAACTCTGCATTTGCGGATTTTTGGTTTGTCTTCTGTGCTCCAAGTAGAGCTGTCAAAGACAGGCCGGCTGGCCCGTTTAACTGATGGGTTGGAAAAATTCCAACCCGATCCGACCCGACCCGTCATGGGCCGCGGTTAAATGGGCCAACCtgctaaaattcaaaaaaaaaaaaaaaaacctgtaAACAGTAATATAAACTGAATTTTATATTCAATTTGAGCTCAAAT
The sequence above is a segment of the Elaeis guineensis isolate ETL-2024a chromosome 7, EG11, whole genome shotgun sequence genome. Coding sequences within it:
- the LOC105048627 gene encoding LOW QUALITY PROTEIN: calmodulin-binding transcription activator 3 (The sequence of the model RefSeq protein was modified relative to this genomic sequence to represent the inferred CDS: inserted 1 base in 1 codon), encoding MADARRYGLTPQLDIEQILLEAQRRWLRPTEICEILQNYRKFRIAPEPPNKPPSGSLFLFDRKVLRYFRKDGHNWRKKKDGKTVKEAHERLKAGSVDVLHCYYAHGEENENFQRRSYWMLEEDYMHIVLVHYLEVKGNKPSFGRTRDVQETAQVVNMDSPVCSNSFTNHSQLPSQTTDAESPNSAHTSEYEDAESADNYQASSRYNSFLEMQQYGDGPVMDVRLRNPHFPIASINNQCDIQGTQAAEPKSDFNSVAQEDFMRVFDGTGLGLTFSGPRTQYDLTSWDEVLEHCTTGFQTPPFHPGQAAAVEDNPRLETSTGELYTDELGVKQVDVTTTLDKSLWQLTTADIGLLGTXNAVLENGMSIEENVNAPFLIKQASLDFSNMEREGLKKYDSFSRWVSKELGEVDDSHPISNSGVYWDTVQSESVIEDSGMSNHARLDAYIMSPSLSQDQLFSIIDFTPNWAYTGMETKILITGTFLKNKEDVEKCQWSCMFGEIEVPAELLADGTLRCHAPLHKSGRVPFYITCSNRLACSEVREFEFRVDDAQDMETLDSHGYDTNEMHLHVRLEKLLNLGPVDQQKVVANSVKEHLHLSNKISSLMMEFDDEWSNLLKLTHEEGFSPDNAKDQLLEKLMKEKLHSWLLHKVAEDGKGPNVLDNEGQGVLHLAAALGYDWAIKPTITSGVNINFRDVHGWTALHWAAYCGRERTVVALIALGAAPGVLTDPTPEFPTGRTPADLASANGHKGIAGFLAESSLTNHLSTLTLKESEGSDIAELSGITDVEDVVEKSAIKVADGDLQAGLSLKDSLTAVRNASLAAARIYQVFRVHSFHRKKLIEYGDDKCGTSDERALSLIYLKTAKPGQHDMPQHAAAIRIQNKFRGWKGRKEFLIIRQRIVKIQAHVRGHQVRKHHKKIIWTVSIVEKAILRWRRKGSGLRGFRSEGLLEGRSTQNQAVKEDDYDFLQEGRKQTEARLQKALARVKSMVQYPEARDQYRRLVNVVTELQESKAMQDRILNESSEAADGDFMIELEELWQDDTPMPTA